The DNA region gttttgtttacaaatactgacaaacatcaacgGATGTGATATCCACATCTCAAGGTATACAACCATTTATCACTCACTTTTATAATCTCCCATGTACAACAAGAagagttttagtttgtgtctgtcatAGCTCATTGAAAGTATGTCTGCTGTCCTAAAATCTTGGTCAGAAGTATTATATAAAAGCGTTGAAGACAAAATGATCAAATATTGGGtcaaaggaggggggggggtgtccttGTTATAAAAGCCTCAATTTGGGACATTTATAGTCTGAAAGATCCCCCGGGAAAGACCCAGCCATAATGGTTTGCTTACGTATAAACCACTCACTACCCCACAGTGGAGGATAGGAGAGTGCATTAAATAAGTGAAAGGAACACCTGTATCGTTCAGACTTAGCTGGGACATTCGCTGTACatgaaattaatgtattttatttatgcATTATGCAagtaaaatataatatcaaaacacaaattaaatatcattcaaaaaaatatgtgaaatgaattttattttattttttttagaattccaagtatttattttgttgtgttcagTTTGCCATAATCACTGACACCCACACATATTCGCATTCAGATCATACCAGCAGTAATGTCGCAAATTCAGACTACGCTAGAGGGTCTTGTTGAATCGAAAACGAGGTTCCGGGTACTTCCTGTTTCGCGATTGCGGTAGTATGTTGTAATACCGCTGATCTAGGAGACTTTAGAAATATGTTGACAAATAATAGGTGATATGGACGCGGATTTGATAGAAAACACATTGTACTGATCGGATtgtaaagaagaaaaatgaagTTAGTCAGTAAATTAGTCGAGAAAGATATGCAGGGGTAAGTGAATGAAATTTACATCCATTCATTTCATGAtgatgacattatgaaatatattgtaCCTTGCAAGATTGTACAAAGTACAAGACGTCTGTCTGTAATGTATGCCAAGTATGCAGTGAGTGGATGAGattcatttcaaattacatgtacgaAGTACACGCGTACTCCTCGTCCGTATGTCAAATATGCAGCCAAtttgttagtcctgcttgcaaacgaAGTAGTAAGTCGGGACTCGATTGTGAGTGAGATTCATTTAGGATGAAATGTACGAAGTACATCTGTCTCAGTGTCTGTATGCCAAGAATGCAGTGACTGCGGAGTAGATTCATTTCAGATGAAAATCTGAACACGTACGGTACACGTTGGTCTGTATGTCAAGTATGAGTGAGCCGGATAGAGCATCGATCTATCAACTGATCCTGTCAAATATGGAAATATCAAGTCACAAATCAATCAATGGGTAGAGCAGGTACAGTGCTGTGAAGTTGAACAGCTGTGAAGTTGAACATTGCAGTGCTGAGAAATACCATAATTTCAGTACATCACACATCAAACATTATCGTATATTGTTCAATATCTGGGATATTGCAAGACATTTCATTATGTTGATGATTTCATGCTGCGCAAATTAAAACATCAAGTTTatctaaaacaaaaacatgacaacAACGAAAACACAGTTAAATTTATCACCTATTTGAAAAAGTTGTCTTTATCTTCAAATTATTTGTAGAAACACACAAGGAAGAAAGTATGTAGAATTCATAACATACCCATTGTCTAGTTggagtagtctagttcctattcagtatcgttaccattaaaCGTCCAttcacagttggcatccagaccaAATTGGAGGAAATATTTCTGACCTTCAAATTGGGTCATAATTTCACAGTTGACCCCATTACATTAGTTGACAtgaatattgttttaatttcacCACTTTAGACAGGTGACCCTGATCCCTGATGAATCTGAGGATATGTGGCATGCCTACAATCTGATAGCACCTGGTGATAGTCTCCGATCTACCACTGTACGCAAAGTCCAGACAGAATCAGCCACTGGCAGCAGTAGCAGCAATAGAGTTCGTACCATGTTAACAATATGTGTTGAAGACATTGACTTTGATACACAAGCATGTATGCTACGTGTCAAAGGTagaaatattcaagaaaatcaATATGTTAAGGTAAGCTTTCAAATAATTActtcaaattaaaatttgtcATCAGAATTATTAACCATACTTATACCAAATTAATCCCATATTTACTGAAGGGTGGATGTATTTCACTCCTACATCTACATGTAGCTTGTACTTGCTTCTAGTCAGGTCCCTGACACACAATTTTTCAGTTGGCTGTGGCTGGAAGATCAATTATTAGCTCACACATAGCAGCTCAATGACTAGCACAAATGCacatcctatatactatgcgatgtgtttttggtggttttacccaaggatgcattgcggtgcAATGACTACACATACGCGTTCTCcacacagagggcgctatctacaatatcatcatgaggcagccagtcacaaatgaatctacccagcgCAAGCTTATGGGCTTGCCTAGTTGCGATATTACCTTGTTATTACACTTAATCTATGCACCAACTACTAGATGATTACAGTGCCATGATCATATCCCAAAGGTACATCACTTTGATAATGATATTCATTGAGTAGTATagacaatatcaaattacaaatttcTGCTGTAATAAAACCAAATGTTAATAAGCGCAAATATTATTTCATACCACGACATAAGAACTACACATGTGTACACTTCTGATTGAATATGCACCAGACATAACTGTTGTATTATTTCTTACAGATGGGAGCGTATCATACTCTGGACCTGGAACTCAATCGGAAATTCACTTTGGCTAAGAAAGAATGGGATATCGTTCAATTAGAAAGAATAGGTaaagtttgttttgttcctttcaaaagttgtgttttataattttgttgtgtatttcacttacCGAACCGATTAATAGTTTAGTTCATATGTGTGTACTACTACTAAAGTAAGACTATCGGTAGTTGAAATTGTTGGTATTGGCTGATATACGTTGCACTAAATGCTGTACCTTCAATGCTGGATGCGTTTTGATGTCAACTCTTTATGTTATCACTATGACaattgaaatgaatattttatgtttcaaacataaaggaaaggaaaaaggatgtaattttaatttgaaaataatactgattaatttttttgcaaaaaatgaatacaaaaaatgtcCTGAATCTTCAACAAGTTTCACACTCTGTGGGCTTTTCAAGAAGTTTGTGATTATGATATGGTAAGAATGCTTTAGAACGAAAAAGACCATGCACCAAGAAAAGgacatgaataaacaaataGAACATACCAGTATTTTattcatgttttgatattttacttgATTTGTTTTGAACACAGAAATGGCCTGTGATCCCAGTCAGAGTGCTGATGTAGCTGCTGTAGTCATGCAGGAAGGTCTGGCAAATGTCTGCCTTGTCACTTCTAGTATGACAATTGTCAGAGCTAAGATTGAAACCAATATTCCTAGGAAAAGAAAAGGCATGTGTACACAACATGACAAAGGTCTTGAACGCTTTTATGAAGCTTTAATGCAGGCTATACTCAGACATATCAATTTTGATGGTAAGTTGTCAGCAAAGATGGACCTAATTTCATTCTGAAATAAGGGATTTACCTCAGTCTCGTTGCAGATCTCgcgaaatatgcaaatatacctagcaacagcGGTTGTCAAACGTGATCACAGTCAAGCTTTCGCTGTGGCCATGTGTGATGacattgagaacaatagtgttgctaagcgtTTGACACTTTTAGCTTGACCATCCTCACGTGGTTGCTATAGATGCAATGGCTCACGCGAGACCTCGTGAGATCTGCAGCGAGACAAAAAAACGGCTTATTGTGTTGACATTTAACTGTTGGTTTTTCTAGTTGTGCTTTAAAGCACAATTTCAATAGAACTATTTAATGTGTCTCCACCATCATAAAGAGAAGTCTCACTGTAGCTGAAGTTTGGAATTATTTTTACTTTCTGCAGTTACTATGATCTTGTATTCTCACCATAATGTTGCTGTGTATTTACAAGGGTATTTTTAACCTTTTTGCTGATGAGAACAAAAATTACAGCTTGGTGATAAATCATAGGTCATGTTGTTCTAGAACTTACAACAGTGTTCCTCTCATCGTTCACTCTCGTGAAATTGttataaacaaatgaaaattcctctatgttggtaaaccatagtatctGATTAAACTCttgatccaaacacaaacttaaatTTGTACCTGATATTTTTGACTGcatacttcagtctttgtcaacagattgactcACTATTCTGAACATGTGAGCCTAGTATAAATCTGTCAGCAAAGACTCAAGTGTGCTGTCCAACATTTCAGgtaataattttcaagtttgtgtttggattaAAAGTTCAGTTCAATACTAAATTATCGTAAAGTTTATtggtttaaaaataaaaaagtgttgACTGCATTAATGTTATGTTATTCCTCAAATCCATCAAAACACTAATCCATACAGCTGTGTTGATACGTAGTGTCTTCTGATTTCTATTTACAGTTGTCAAGTGTATACTTATAGGAAGTCCTGGTTTTGTCAAAGTAAGTTGCACAATTCTAGATTTGGTagttgaaaatgaaacaaatgaaatatatacaatttgGAGTTT from Glandiceps talaboti chromosome 18, keGlaTala1.1, whole genome shotgun sequence includes:
- the LOC144448968 gene encoding protein pelota homolog, with amino-acid sequence MKLVSKLVEKDMQGQVTLIPDESEDMWHAYNLIAPGDSLRSTTVRKVQTESATGSSSSNRVRTMLTICVEDIDFDTQACMLRVKGRNIQENQYVKMGAYHTLDLELNRKFTLAKKEWDIVQLERIEMACDPSQSADVAAVVMQEGLANVCLVTSSMTIVRAKIETNIPRKRKGMCTQHDKGLERFYEALMQAILRHINFDVVKCILIGSPGFVKDQFHDYMFTQAVKNDIKLLLENKSKFILVHASSGFKHSLKEILSDPAIAAKLSDTKATGEVRALEDFYKMLQIEPDRAFYGINHVEKANESSAIETLMISDELFRSQDIPKRRRYVALVESVRDGGGDAKIFSSLHVSGEQLNQLSGVAAILRFPLPEISDEEEDSSSDET